TTGTAGAACTCAGAAGAAGCAACGTCCATTCCTAAGAATACGTTCTCGCCAGCTTTGTAACCAGCTTTTTCGATAGCTTCGATGATTACTTCTAATGCTTCACGGTTAGAACCAAGGTTTGGAGCGAATCCACCTTCGTCACCTACTGCAGTGTTAAGACCTTTGTCATGTAATACAGCTTTTAATGCATGGAATACTTCAGCACCCATACGGATTGATTCTTTGAATGTTGGAGCACCAACTGGTAAGATCATGAACTCTTGGAAGTCAACGTTGTTATCAGCGTGAGAACCACCGTTGATGATGTTCATCATTGGAGTTGGTAATTGTTTTGCATTGAATCCACCAAGGTAACGGTATAATGGAAGACCTACATAGTCAGCTGCTGCGTGAGCTACTGCCATAGATACACCAAGGATAGCGTTAGCGCCTAGTTTACCTTTGTTTGGAGTGCCATCTAATTCGATCATAGCACGGTCGATACCAGCTTGGTCAGTTACGTCGAAACCAGCGATTTCTGGAGCGATAATTTCGTTAACGTTGTTTACTGCGTTAACAACACCTTTACCTAGGTAACGAGATTTGTCACCGTCACGTAATTCTACTGCTTCGTGCTCACCAGTAGATGCACCACTTGGTACGATAGCGCGTCCGAATGCGCCGCTTTCTGTGTAAACTTCTACTTCTACAGTTGGGTTACCACGAGAGTCAAGGACTTCGCGAGCGTAAACATCAATAATTGTTGGCATAATAAATTCTCTCCTTTTATTTACATAAATTATTTGATAATTGTTTTACCTGTCATTTCTTTCGGTTGTTCCACATTTAAAAGTGTTAGCATTGTTGGGGCGATATCTCCTAAAATACCACCTTCACGAAGCTCTACATCATTTTTTGTAACGATGAAAGGAACCGGGTTAGTTGTGTGAGCTGTCATTGGTCCACCATCAGCAGTTAACTCCTGATCAGCATTACCGTGGTCAGCAGTAATAAGTGCTACACCATCTTTTGCAAGAATCGCTTCTACAACTTTTCCTAAACATTCGTCAGTTGCTTCTACTGCTTTAATTGTTGGTTCCATCATCCCAGAATGGCCAACCATATCACAGTTCGCAAAGTTAAGAATGATAACATCATGTTTATCATTTTCGATTTCATTTACTAAAGCGTCCGTTACTTCGTAAATGCTCATCTCAGGTTTTAAGTCATATGTTGCAACCTTTGGTGAGTTAATTAAAATACGCTCTTCTCCTGGGAATTCAGCCTCACGACCACCGCTAAAGAAGAATGTAACGTGCGGATACTTTTCAGTTTCCGCGATGCGAAGTTGCTTTAATCCCGCTTGCGCAACAACTTCACCTAATGTGTTATCAAGGTTCATTGGCTTGAATGCCACGTAACCATCTACAGTTTCACTGAAGTGTGTCATACAAACGAATTCAGGAATGTGAGGTACTTTTTCACCACGATCGAACTCACGGAAGTCTTCGTTTGTAAATACACGAGCAATTTGAATTGCACGGTCTGGACGGAAGTTATAGAAGATAACTGCATCATCATCATTGATTGTTGCAACTGGCGTTTCATCTTCATTAACAATGACAGACGGCAATACGAATTCATCATAGATACCATTTGCATA
The DNA window shown above is from Bacillus clarus and carries:
- the gpmI gene encoding 2,3-bisphosphoglycerate-independent phosphoglycerate mutase translates to MRKPTALIILDGFGLREETYGNAVAQAKKPNFDGYWNKFPHTTLTACGEAVGLPEGQMGNSEVGHLNIGAGRVVYQSLTRVNVAIREGEFDKNETFQNAIKSVKEKGTALHLFGLLSDGGVHSHMNHMFALLRLAAKEGVEKVYIHAFLDGRDVGPKTAKGYIDATNEVIKETGVGQFATISGRYYSMDRDKRWDRVEKCYRAMVNGEGPTYKSAHECVEDSYANGIYDEFVLPSVIVNEDETPVATINDDDAVIFYNFRPDRAIQIARVFTNEDFREFDRGEKVPHIPEFVCMTHFSETVDGYVAFKPMNLDNTLGEVVAQAGLKQLRIAETEKYPHVTFFFSGGREAEFPGEERILINSPKVATYDLKPEMSIYEVTDALVNEIENDKHDVIILNFANCDMVGHSGMMEPTIKAVEATDECLGKVVEAILAKDGVALITADHGNADQELTADGGPMTAHTTNPVPFIVTKNDVELREGGILGDIAPTMLTLLNVEQPKEMTGKTIIK
- the eno gene encoding phosphopyruvate hydratase, whose translation is MPTIIDVYAREVLDSRGNPTVEVEVYTESGAFGRAIVPSGASTGEHEAVELRDGDKSRYLGKGVVNAVNNVNEIIAPEIAGFDVTDQAGIDRAMIELDGTPNKGKLGANAILGVSMAVAHAAADYVGLPLYRYLGGFNAKQLPTPMMNIINGGSHADNNVDFQEFMILPVGAPTFKESIRMGAEVFHALKAVLHDKGLNTAVGDEGGFAPNLGSNREALEVIIEAIEKAGYKAGENVFLGMDVASSEFYNKETGKYDLAGEGRTGLTSAEMVDFYEELCKDFPIISIEDGLDENDWDGHKLLTERLGSKVQLVGDDLFVTNTQKLAEGIEKGISNSILIKVNQIGTLTETFEAIEMAKRAGYTAVVSHRSGETEDATIADIAVATNAGQIKTGSMSRTDRIAKYNQLLRIEDELGEIAVYDGLKSFYNLKK